Proteins encoded within one genomic window of Humulus lupulus chromosome 1, drHumLupu1.1, whole genome shotgun sequence:
- the LOC133790125 gene encoding protein FAR-RED IMPAIRED RESPONSE 1-like, producing MSGCALKAIITDQAKAMKNAIEVVFSQSRHRWCLWHIMKKILEKLSGYQSYKPIKKALKNCVYNSLTREELERTWGLFINDFNLQDNAWLNGLYEGRNRWVPTFVKDTFWDGMSTTQRSESMNVFFDGYVNSKTILKQFVEQYDIALRDKIEKENRDDFQSFSTSIPCVTHFAIEKQFQTAYTNTKFKEFQKKLIGKIYCDVSCVNESSGLFNVCEVVFFYEVSKEVYFSSSQQRKL from the coding sequence ATGTCTGGATGTGCTCTGAAAGCCATTATTACTGACCAAGCTAAAGCAATGAAAAATGCAATTGAGGTTGTGTTTTCCCAAAGTCGACATCGTTGGTGTCTTTGGCACATAATGAAAAAGATTCTTGAGAAGTTAAGTGGTTATCAATCATACAAGCCAATTAAAAAAGCATTGAAAAATTGTGTTTATAATTCTTTGACTAGGGAAGAACTTGAAAGAACATGGGGTCTATTCATCAACGATTTCAATCTTCAAGACAATGCATGGTTAAATGGTTTATATGAAGGAAGAAATCGTTGGGTTCCTACTTTTGTCAAAGACACATTTTGGGATGGAATGTCAACCACTCAACGTAGTGAGAGTATGAATGTATTTTTTGATGGATATGTCAACTCAAAGACAATACTTAAGCAATTTGTTGAACAATATGACATTGCTTTAAGAGACAAGATTGAGAAGGAGAATCGAGATGATTTTCAATCCTTTAGTACATCGATTCCATGTGTGACTCATTTTGCAATAGAAAAGCAATTTCAGACAGCCTACACAAATACAAAGTTTAAAGaatttcaaaaaaagttaattGGGAAGATTTATTGTGATGTTTCTTGTGTTAATGAAAGTTCTGGGTTATTCAATGTATGTGAGGTTGTGTTTTTTTATGAAGTAAGTAAAGAAGTTTATTTCAGTTCATCTCAACAAAGAAAATTATGA